One region of Glutamicibacter sp. B1 genomic DNA includes:
- the aceB gene encoding malate synthase A, giving the protein MSISITSIPDVADAQQILSDDALAFIQKLHEKFAGTRNELIAARSVRRQEFSDAKAIDFDPRTEAVRTGDWKVAEAPEALRDRRVEITGPASPAKMAINALNSGAKVWLADLEDASTPSWFNVIDAISNLSAAARGTLAFTDEKTGKSYALRTDAPRAVVVVRPRGWHLPENNVLINGEPAVGALVDFGLHFFHNAKVLTESGQGPFYYLPKMEHYLEARLWNEIFTFAQAELGIAHGTVRATMLIETIPAAFQMEEFLYELREHASGLNAGRWDYLFSIIKTFREAGDAFIMPDRSAVSMTAPMMRAYTELLVKTCHKRGAFAMGGMAAFIPNRREPEVTAAAFEKVRDDKSREANDGFDGSWVAHPDLVDICKEIFDAKLGEKPNQIDRQRPEVEVTAAQLLDVASAPGDVTEAGVRANLYVAVNYVAVWLSGNGAVAIHNLMEDAATAEISRSQIWQQIRNQVVAADTGNTITAELVSKILDEEVERLRGEVNNEEHFKAYYEPAAGLIATLTSGKDEDFADFLTTGAYELLEKEYVSKS; this is encoded by the coding sequence ATGAGTATTTCAATCACCAGCATCCCCGACGTCGCAGATGCCCAGCAGATTCTCTCCGATGACGCCCTTGCTTTCATCCAGAAGCTGCACGAGAAGTTCGCCGGAACCCGAAACGAGTTGATAGCAGCCCGTTCAGTGCGCCGCCAAGAATTCTCTGACGCCAAAGCCATCGACTTTGACCCACGGACCGAGGCAGTGCGCACCGGTGACTGGAAGGTCGCCGAAGCACCGGAAGCCCTGCGTGACCGCCGCGTCGAAATCACCGGCCCAGCGTCCCCAGCCAAGATGGCCATCAACGCCCTGAACTCAGGCGCCAAAGTCTGGCTGGCCGACCTGGAAGATGCTTCCACTCCGAGCTGGTTCAACGTCATCGACGCAATCTCCAATCTTTCGGCCGCCGCCCGCGGCACCCTGGCTTTCACCGACGAGAAGACCGGAAAGTCCTACGCGCTGCGCACCGACGCACCACGCGCTGTCGTTGTGGTTCGTCCCCGCGGCTGGCACCTGCCAGAAAACAACGTACTGATCAACGGTGAGCCAGCGGTTGGCGCACTGGTGGACTTCGGCCTGCACTTCTTCCACAACGCCAAGGTACTGACCGAATCCGGACAGGGACCGTTCTACTACCTGCCGAAGATGGAGCACTACCTCGAAGCACGCCTGTGGAACGAGATCTTCACCTTCGCCCAGGCCGAACTGGGAATCGCCCACGGCACAGTGCGCGCCACCATGCTCATCGAAACCATTCCAGCCGCATTCCAGATGGAAGAATTCCTCTACGAACTGCGCGAGCACGCTTCGGGCCTGAACGCAGGACGCTGGGACTACCTGTTCTCCATCATCAAGACCTTCCGCGAAGCCGGCGATGCCTTCATCATGCCGGACCGTTCGGCCGTCTCCATGACCGCGCCAATGATGCGCGCCTACACCGAACTGTTGGTGAAAACCTGTCACAAGCGTGGCGCCTTCGCCATGGGTGGCATGGCAGCGTTCATTCCAAACCGCCGCGAACCAGAAGTCACCGCAGCAGCCTTCGAGAAGGTGCGCGATGACAAGTCTCGCGAAGCCAACGACGGATTCGACGGTTCGTGGGTAGCCCACCCAGACCTGGTGGATATCTGCAAGGAAATCTTCGACGCCAAGCTGGGCGAGAAGCCAAACCAGATCGACCGCCAGCGCCCAGAGGTTGAGGTCACCGCGGCCCAGCTGCTTGACGTTGCCAGCGCACCGGGCGACGTGACCGAGGCCGGCGTGCGCGCCAACCTCTACGTCGCCGTGAACTACGTGGCTGTATGGCTTTCGGGCAATGGTGCGGTAGCCATCCACAACCTGATGGAAGACGCCGCCACCGCGGAAATCTCCCGCTCGCAGATCTGGCAGCAGATTCGCAATCAAGTGGTCGCCGCCGATACCGGCAACACCATCACCGCAGAACTGGTCTCGAAGATTCTTGATGAAGAAGTTGAGCGCCTGCGCGGCGAGGTCAACAACGAGGAACACTTCAAGGCCTACTACGAACCAGCCGCCGGGCTGATCGCCACCTTGACCAGTGGCAAGGATGAGGACTTTGCAGACTTCCTCACCACCGGCGCTTATGAACTATTGGAAAAGGAGTACGTGAGCAAGTCATGA